The following proteins are co-located in the Panthera uncia isolate 11264 chromosome F1, Puncia_PCG_1.0, whole genome shotgun sequence genome:
- the BLACAT1 gene encoding bladder cancer associated transcript 1: MPQFTFACFCGLHGFCKMKRKKEEVHRERETAV; the protein is encoded by the coding sequence ATGCCCCAGTTCACTTTTGCCTGCTTCTGTGGCCTCCACGGCTTCTGcaagatgaagaggaagaaggaggaagttcACAGAGAGCGGGAAACGGCCGTGTGA